In the genome of Cyclopterus lumpus isolate fCycLum1 chromosome 19, fCycLum1.pri, whole genome shotgun sequence, the window CAGTAACTCACGCCTGTTTCACCCTCCTCATCATCACTTATTAAAGTAGGAGAAAATGAGAAACAATGCAGCATTTGTGGGGAGGCTCAGAAACACTTAGAAACATGCCAGATTccaggtaaaaaataaattgagtGGTGGAGAGAGATATGGGGGTTTTTTTCACCTGTTTATTCCTCAATCAAAAATGGACCCATGTCTATTGTAGTAGCAATCAGAAaccttatttatttttctctcggGCTGTCATTGCTGTCGTGTCTTGTGACGCCACATCCCAGCAATCCCTTTGCAATCAAACGGTTTGCACTTCCCATGAATCCTTTTTGCTCAGGAAATTTGAGTTTCAGTgttttaagaaagaaagaaagaacaaaaataatagCTTTTATGGACTGATCATAGGTCAGATGCCTATTACATTAACAAAACATATGTTAAACATGACATGGATTGCCACTCCTCTATTAGATACCAACGTGTAGTTGTTTGTGCAGGGACATTTCCGAGACGGCCCTCAGCTCGCTGCCGGAGAAGCACATCCTCAGTGGACTCAAGAGGCTGATCGCTCAGTCCGCCTTCAATCTGAAAAAACTTCCTCCTCCGCAGCACTTCACCAAACTGGTCGAGGCTGAGCTGACCTATTCCTCACACTGCTGCGCTttcaagaaaatgaaaaaaaacggGTACGCACACAtgcattattttaaaagctgaCCAAAAGTAACACAAATCACCTGTCAGCACTCAACACTCACACGTTGTTTGTGAACAAACAAAGTGACTTCACACCGCTTTTAACTTCTTTGTCTCTGAATTGGACACACTTTCAAATTGTAGGATATTTACAATTAATTGACAATTACAAAGCATAATATTAAATCATAAATGACTGACAGgagtatatattatacatatttttagcttgtttttaaaaaatgttgataTTGATTTCTCAATGTGACTCTCTTGCGGGTTGATTGCCATTAACTAATACTGTAGTATTACTCACAGAGTAATACTATCTTGAGGTTTTGTTGTCATAAAGAGgaaaacatgtaaaaaataaacaacaacaaaaaacaggtgATCCATTTTCTAAGTCTGATCTAAAGTTTATGTTGTTttggaaaaaatgaaaactcaccttaaagaaaacatgaatactGTTAGATCCATTTAGAAAATGGGTTTGCGGTGCCCTTTACTCTTTTGTGGCTtaaatgagtattacaacaacaacaacaacaacaacaaaatcatcCTGGCCAATCTTTTTGGTGAAATCCCCTCATAGATGTATGTGCACTCTTTGTATGTTGCGCTAGAACGTTGTGGAACAGCATGTGCGCCAGGCCCGGGGCTGGTGATGGTGATGACCGTAACTTCATAAAGGAGCGCTGCTCCAACTCATCCACCATCGCCTGCAGCCCCACCGAAGATGTGTTTAACCCCTGTGGGGACATCATGATTGATGTCCCCCTACGTGTCCTCATCTGGATCATCTCCATCCTCGCATTGCTGGGGAACGCAGCGGTACTTCTGGTCTTGTTAGGTATAAAATGTGACAATCATGACTAACTcaacttctttctctctttctttcttccactcTACCTTCTTTCCTAATTTCCTTCCTTATTACAGTTCCTTGCTTTTGCTTTGGCTTACAAACAAATGTCTTTTCGGATTTACTTCCATTTCTTCTCTCCAAAACTGGAATTATAAGGTTTCCACACATCGGCAACACTAAGGTTTATTCTCTTTCGCAATAGAATACCAACTTGATGAGGTTTTACTGTTAATACTTATTTACAAAGCAGCTTTTGGGCCACCAAGAATttattttgtcctttttcttcCCACCGTTTGCTGGCGTTGTCAGGCAGCCGCTCCAAACTGACTGTCCCTCGTTTCCTCATGTGCCACTTGGCCTTTTCTGACCTCTGCATGGGCATCTACCTGATCGTCATAGCAACTGTGGACATGCTCACACGTGGGCAGTACTACAACGACGCCATAGACTGGCAGACGGGCGTGGGCTGCAGTGCTGCGGGCTTCTTTACGGTGCGTATGCGTGCATGGAGTCCTTTGCatacataaaacataacaaCGATACTCATAAATATCCATGTTTCTTTGAATTACAGGTGTTTGCCAGTGAGCTGTCAGTATTCACACTAACAGCGATCACACTGGAGCGCTGGcacaccatcacacacgctCTGCGGCTCGACCGCAAACTTTGCCTGAGACACGCATGTATTGTTATGACGTCCGGCTGGATCTTCTCCTCCATCGCCGCTTTGCTGCCCACAGTCGGGGTCAGCAGCTACGGCAAGGTGAGTGCTTTGAATGCACCACACACTCTCTATTCAACTCCTTGTGACAACAATTCACTGCATGGTATTTGCTTATGTTTTGGGGGGGTACTTTTGCAGTCGGAATATgcttaaaatatgcaaaacagcTTTTTTAATGTGTCGCTTTGTATGACATTATATGTGTAGGATGGTGTTGTTCATTGGAGACTTATTTTCTGAATTTCCAAAGCAATGCCTTTCATTGCACACAGTTTGCGAGTGTCtaatataacatatatgtttttaaagaaagtgaataagcaGCGCAGGTTTTGTTTATTACTGGAATATGtaagtgaaatgtttttttctttcgtcTTAGAAGCGCAGATATAGGTATTAGTAGGTGTATATTTGTCCACAAACCCTTTGAGAGTTTGGGTTTAACTGGTCCATAACTCTGCACTTtttctgcaccttttttttgtcaataaaTTACATTCAAGGTCCTTGAATCACTGTGTGATATttgaatgtgtgtatttgtttgtgttgaagGTGAGTATCTGCCTGCCCATGGACGTGGAGTCTCTGGAGTCTCAGGTCTACGTggtgtctctcctccttctcaaCATCCTGGCCTTCGTCTGCGTGTGCGGCTGTTACCTCAGCATCTACCTGACCGTCCGCAACCCTTCGTCTGCACCGGCCCGCACCGACACCCGCGTGGCCCAACGCATGGCCATCCTCATCTTCACTGACTTTGTCTGCATGGCTCCCATCTCCTTCTTTGCCATCTCAGCCGCCCTCAAGCTCCCTCTCATCAGCGTCTCAGACGCCAAAATCCTGCTGGTCCTCTTCTACCCGATCAACTCGTGCTCCAACCCCTTCCTGTACGCCTTCTTTACGCGCACCTTCAGGCGGGATTTCTTTCTCCTCACGGCTCGCTTCGGCCTGTTTAAAACTCGGGCGCAGATTTACCGGACAGAGAGTTCCTCCTGTCAGTAGCCGGCATGGACATTTCCAAAGAGCAGCCATGTGATGCTGTTGGCCAATACTTTAAGACGAGATGAGGAAACAAGAATGCTGACTGTCATTCAAAAAATCCACAGATACAGGCTTTTTGCTTGATTGTCAGGAGGGTATTTCTCTCTCCACAGAAGTCTTATTTTtctaaagcaaaaaaaagagaattatttTTAGGTCTGTTGGAGATATTGACAGAATACAATGCGACCTTAAAGTTACAAGAAAAACACGTATGAAATGTTTTGGAGACACTGAACAAACTGCTAAATCATCAATATGACACCCCATTAATGACACTGAATTGTGCGTGTTTTCACGTATGTCCGATATGTTGCCAGCACACCAGCCAATGACTCTTCGGGCCTGGCCCCTGACCTGCAACAACACACAGGAGTCTTTCTTCAACAATGTGACCCATGGGAAAACTCTCCTGTATGTAGAGTGTGTACAGAAATCCAAGTAAAGATAGCTACATAACAACTGCAGATACTTTGACCAAATCTAGGTCAAATAGCTGTCCTAGATAATGCCTTGCGTTTGTTTTACCTTGATTAGAACGCCAGATGGGTCGGAGTTTACTGCATCATAACAATCAGAACACAAGTCAAAGTAGAAAGAGTCGAGGAGGGTGAGGAAAGTCATTTTACTTTCCTGCGTCGTCTTGCCATCCATCTAGTGTCTCCAGATAATTGAATAAACGGGAGTACTTTGAAACACTTGTACAAAGGTTTTTGACACTCGAGGTATCAGCACATCTGAATCACTCTTATTTTGGCATAACAATGTATGATTGAATGATATTCATTAAGAAGCACACTGCAAGGACATATTCATTAATAATCTCCTCATACACTCTGCTGTAGCTCTGCATGCCTCCACACCCCTCCTACCCTTTAGTTTGTCTTGAAATGAAGAATGTGTAATTATCTTTGTAGCGGAATCATGTGTATCCTTTGTAAATGGAATTACTATTAAGTGCCACTTttttgtctatatatatatataatatatatatatatatattatatatcgtTATGATGGTTTTCAAtgtcatttataaatatgtttattatatcCTCTCTGCTtgaatagttttattttatggTGAATGTGAGTGCATGAGGAATCGTAACAAAGGAAACCACGTAGAAATTGAGCTGTCTTTATCTAGAAATGTTGTCCTTCAGAGCATCCACAGCTTTCAAGGACAAAGTGACCCTACCAACCTCAGGTCTGCGTGCCAGGGTGGCTGTTGCGTTGTGGGAGGGGAGACTTCACAGCTGCTCTTTCTGCTTATTACAGACAGATGGATATGGCAGccagataaaacacacacacacacacacacacacacacacagaagcaagcAGCCCAGGGTTTCAAGGCTGCAGCTGCAAGAAGGAATCCGAGTCCATCTCATTGATATGGATACACTGCCTCCTACATGCCAACGTAGAATGTGAGGGTGCATTTATACCCTTTAACCACCAGGTGGTGCCACTGAAACAGGATTTATTGTGACGTCTCCGCTCTAGCcgtataaaacatatttaaagtcACCTTCTCAACAGTGAGCTACAAACATATAACTatagtcaataataataaaacaattgatAGTGAGAGCAAAGCAAACCTTTACAGCAGTTCAGCGtgaggaaaaaaactaaacggagGTATTAAACCTCTAttacataaaagaaaaacagttgcATACAAGGTTACATCACTGTTGCTGTCTGCAACAATGAATAATGTTATTTCTAGGGTTGATTAGATGTTGCCTTCCAGCTCAGGACTTGAAACTGTCTGAAACTGTCTCCCTTCTCCTTACCTGCTCTTGCAGACCATAGACCTGTGGTGCTGACAATCGTAGGTCTCCAGACAGAGTACTGGGAAATAATGTGAAAACATTGGgggcttttttattttccccaaGTTTTGCTTTGGTTGTTGATCCTTACATACTTCGGTGGAACTGCTTCAAGCAATATCATTTAGGGCATTCGTTTGACTTTAGAATGATTGGGAGTGCatatgtgtgtaaaaaaaaacacttttttaaaagacactaaAAATTAGTAAATGGATTTGTTCCTTCTGCATTGTAATTGAATCAGGCTCACACATATATGCATTGATCattataaatgataaatggCTGTGTGGTAAGAATTCCTACATGAAGATGTGTTCCATCGACAACAaggtgacaaaagaaaaaagaagaaaactccAGATAAAATATTACAACATTGCCACATAATAATAGACTCAGCGAAGCTGTGAGATCATAGCCTAATCGTGTGTAGCCAAACAATGCCATCTGGTGGTCCAATTACATGAAATGATACTAATTGACTAAATGTGTTCCTTCACTCAAAATCGATTTAGACTCCCGCAGGACTGAAACGAATAGCTATACAAAATTATAGTTTAATCTGCATTCATGTGAGTGAAAATGGATTCCAATTGTATTGCCACtgaaataaatatagtttttttcaatatttattcCTAATTGATTTATACAATGATacgttttaaactttaatcatacatgttttttttatttacatcaaATTACCCAAAATATTAATGTAAGTAATGAAAACAAGATCATTTAATTTCCTGGTCGATTATTCTATTTAAAACGTTAATTACGATGTTAAATAGAACCATAAAATAAATTTGTATAGggcttttacattttactttacTCCGCCAATCATCAGCTCGCAATTCATGTATCTTTGTCATTTTAAGAATGtacaaaaatgtgaaaatctAATTGTGTAAACTTTTTAACATAAACATTTCTTGCAACCTAACTTCAGTCGCTGTCCTACAGATGATCAGTATTatgcaaataataaatcaattagATAGGAAAGCAATTAGACAAATGCAAGACTATGCTCTTTGTTCATAAGGAAGTTGTTTAAATGATTGGTTTGTCAATGTGGAACACTGTTATAAAATAATATAGTTCTATATGACAGTGGGGTCTAAGGCTGCAAATGGTCTTTTAGCTTTATTACTGCCCGTGCATTGATCAAACCGCCGCTTGACTGATCCCGAACCCCAACAGAAAGGTTTGTCAAGTCGTCTCATACGAAGCTCCTGATTAGCCGCCGCACGGCGCTATTATAAAACGACAAATATTATTGGCCGAGCGGGCGCTCAcggtcttttttgttttttttgttcttcttctcgcGATTGTTTCCCGTGTGGGTTAATGGCTCCTCCTGCTACAGACTGAGACGAAGCTGGCACGGAGCAGCGATACGGGGGGAGCTGTAACACCAcggagggagaagggagaagaaaaaaaaaaaaaagcgattACACCCCCCAAATACCAGCGGGTTTTTGATCGAAATTGCTTGGGTGCATCTTGGAAAAAAGGCCTCGCGGGTGGTAGTTTGGGTCGAGGGGTGCATTTCGAAGCGAGCGGTCGAGGATAGCAGTCTATTTTTCCAACAACCAACTCCCCAGATGAACTCCGTCAGAGCCACCAACAGGAGACCCAGGCGAGTGTCGAGGCCGCGCCCGGTGCAGCCCGAACGGAACAACGGAGACAGAGGTACGGGCGGCCGCCGTCAGCTAACGGCCGAAGGCGAAGCCGTGTCATGCGCCAACGGCCTTTACGTAACGTTCGTTTGTTGGCCGTTGGCCTGTTTACCACTCCTAGAGACGGCGGGTTTGGCAAGAAAACCCGAGGCTTCTCGCTCTGTGGCTTAGGCCAGGCCGCGCTTTGTTTGGCTTGAGTGATTGGGGCTAGCTAACGCCGCTAGCTAGCTTACCAGGTTATGTGGAGGGTTGGGGGTTGTCTTCGCCGAACGTAATACGTATGTAGCTAAATGTTCGACATTAATAGCGCATATTCAGGTGACCCCGCTGGAGGCAAAGGGCTCGGCTTGACACGCTCGGACCAAAATCTGCGTGTCTCCTCGGCCGTCGCATTCCCAGCTGTCACTAACGATTTTGAGGGTGTAAATCTGCGGCGTCTTCGGACTGCCATTTTTGGGGTGTAACGTTAACAAAAACATTAGCtagtccccccacccccccacctctcGGCTCCAAGAGGCCACGCAAGATCAGCTGTGATGGATGATACGGTGTGGGTTTTTTGGGGATGAATTCACTCTCCATTTTCTCTGCTCGGGGCTGTTTTAGTTCAGAGCTAACGTAGCCGGCAGATTTGGACCCACGTCCCCTTCCTTGTTCTCGGAGCCTGTTAGCCGTAGCTCGATTTGTTTACACCGCGGATTTGCCAGCTACGCAGTTCAGTTTTTAGCCATTAGCCGCACGTCTGATCGACTTCATCTGCGGCCCTTAATAATGACAGCACCGTCAAAGATGAGTCTGAATCTGCACACACGGGACCCCGAGACAAATGAACATTGACTGATTACAGTTGTGTATGACTAGACATGAAAGACTGGTAATATGACTGCAGGGGGTGCAACTGCCATTATCAATAACCTTTTGTCTGCCTTACCAACTC includes:
- the fshr gene encoding follicle-stimulating hormone receptor; its protein translation is MTVTTLIVLMFVGVKTAAASARGTEMDIKPGVETACNKLGFRDTEIPSNISNDTQCLEVVKTQITRISHGAFTSLQHLRELFISENVALTSIGAFAFSDLPELSSIEITKSKHLRDIHQDAFKNIVKLQRLTISNTGLTTFPNLSKIQSTVGGFIFRLQENNHIKEVPANAFRGLCTQTINQIELTRNGIEEVASDAFNGIKMKRLFLRGNKRLTRINPNAFVGSSELVLLDISETALSSLPEKHILSGLKRLIAQSAFNLKKLPPPQHFTKLVEAELTSLWNSMCARPGAGDGDDRNFIKERCSNSSTIACSPTEDVFNPCGDIMIDVPLRVLIWIISILALLGNAAVLLVLLGSRSKLTVPRFLMCHLAFSDLCMGIYLIVIATVDMLTRGQYYNDAIDWQTGVGCSAAGFFTVFASELSVFTLTAITLERWHTITHALRLDRKLCLRHACIVMTSGWIFSSIAALLPTVGVSSYGKVSICLPMDVESLESQVYVVSLLLLNILAFVCVCGCYLSIYLTVRNPSSAPARTDTRVAQRMAILIFTDFVCMAPISFFAISAALKLPLISVSDAKILLVLFYPINSCSNPFLYAFFTRTFRRDFFLLTARFGLFKTRAQIYRTESSSCQ